A region of the Chloroflexota bacterium genome:
AACGTAATTTGCGCCAACCCCTGGACGGCATTCGCGCAACCGCAGAACGTTTGAAAATAGATTTGCCCACCTTACGCGTGGCGGTTCGCACCGGCGACACGCCGCAGACCCAGCGCGCGGCGATGTGGAAACATCCGCCGCACATTCTCATCACAACTCCCGAATCGCTCTACTTGATGCTGACGAGTCCGCGCGCGCGCGAAATGTTTCGCACCACGCGCACCGTGATCGTGGATGAAATCCATACGCTGTGCGGCAACAAGCGCGGCGTCCACCTCGCGCTCAGTCTGGAACGGCTCGAACATCTCGCGACAGGTCGCGTTCAACGCATCGGATTATCCGCAACGATCAAACCACTCGACGAAGTTGCGCGTTTTCTCGGCGGACAAGAATCGGTGAACAGTGAACAGTCAGCAGTAAACGAACAGTCAACAGTCCAACATCCAACATCCAACCACCAACCTCGACCGGTCACGATTGTTGACGCGGGTTACCACAAGCCGCTCGATCTCCAAGTTGTCACCGTCGTCGAAGATTTTCGCGAACTGCCGGGCGAAACCGTTTGGCCCTCGGTCGTGCCGCATGTCTTGAACGACATTCGCCAACATCACACGACGCTCGTGTTTGCGAACAATCGCCGTTTGGCGGAACGCACCGCCGACCGATTGAACGCGCAACTCGATGCGGAACAACGCGAAGAAATTCCGCCGGGTTCGACTGAAGCGCTCGCGCCGGGTGGTCTGCCGCGTGATCGCGGCATCTTTGCGATTGGCGCGGAAGGTCCGATTCGCGCGCATCACGGTAGCATGTCGAAGGAAACGCGCCGGAAGTTGGAAGAAGATTTGAAAGCCGGACGACTGCCTGCGCTCGTCGGCACGAGTTCGCTCGAACTGGGCATTGACATTGGCGCGGTTGACCTGGTCGTCCAATTGCAATCGCCGAAGAGCGTGGCGCAAGGTCTGCAGCGCGTTGGTCGTTCGGGGCATCTCGTCGGACAGACGAGTGTGGGACGGATCTATGCGACGTTTCGTGAAGACCTGGTTGAAGCGGCGGCGATTGCGCGCGGCATGTTGGACGGCGATGTCGAACAGACACACACGCCGGAAAATCCGCTCGACGTGCTCGCGCAACAAATCGTCGCGATGGTCGCGTGCGAAACCTGGGATGTCTCTGCGCTGTACGATCGCGTGCGCGGCGCGTATCCGTACCGCAATCTGTCGCGCGAATCGTTTTACTCTGTGCTCGAAATGTTGTCGGGAAAATACGAACGCGTGCGGGCGCGCATATCCTGGGATCGCGTGAATGGTCGGCTCGCGGCATTGCCGGGTTCGCGTCTGCTGGCGATTACGAACTGCGGCACGATTGCCGACACTGGCGCGTTCGGCGTTTATCTTCCCGATGGCAAAACCAAGGTCGGCGAACTCGACGAAGAATTTATTTTCGAAACGCGTGTCGGCGACACGTTCCTGCTCGGCAGTCACACCTGGCGCGTCCGCGAGATCGCCGATGATCGAATCGTCGTCGAAGACGCCGCGGGCGCGACGCCGCGAATGCCGTTTTGGAACGGCGATTATCCCTGGCGACCGTACGAGCTGGGTGTTCGGATTGGCAAATTCCGGCGCGAGATTGCGGAGAAATTCGTAGGGGCGACGCATGCGTCGCCCCTACAGGAAATCGAAAAATGGCTCCGCGATGAATACACGCTCGACGAAAACTCGATTCGTAATCTCATCGCGCACGCGCAACGCCAACTCGATGCCATCGGCGTCATCGCATCTGATACGACGATTGTCGTCGAAAGTTTTCAAGACACGATTGGCGAACCGCGCCTGGTAATTCACTCGCCGTTCGGCGGGCGCGTGAATGGCGCGTGGGCGCTCGCGCTGATGAGCGCGTTGCGCGAACGCGCCGGTGTGCAGGTCGAGACGCAAACGAACGACGACGGCATTCTCTTTCGCTTTCCCAGCACGCGCGAACCGCCCGTTGACATCGTACAAAAACTCACGGCGGCAGACGCGCGCGAACGGATTTTGCGCGAACTTCCCAACTCGGCAGTCTTCGGCGCGCAATTTCGAATGAATGCCGGGCGCGCGTTGCTTTTGCCCAAAGCGCGCGGGCACAAGCGCACGCCATTTTGGTTGCAACGTCTCAAAGCCAAAGACCTCCTCGCGCTCGTAAGTCGCTACGAAAATTTTCCGATCATCGCGGAAACGTACCGCGATTGCCTGCGCGATGTTTTCGATCTACCGCATCTCGAAGAAATCTTGAACCAGATTCAAAATGGCGATATTCGAATCGTGCCAATTGAAACTATCGTTCCGTCGCCGGTCGCGTCCGAGTTGTTGTTCAACTTTATCAGCGTCTACATGTACGAATGGGACGCGCCGAAAGCGGAACGGCAGATGCAATCGCTCGCGCTCCGCCGCGAAACATTGGACGATGTGCTGGGCAGTGACGCGATGCGGAACCTGCTCAAGCCGGAAGCGATTGCGGAAACGCAGTCGCGCGAACAACATCTTTCACCGGAATTTCGGGCGCGCACCGCAGAAGAGCTCGCGCTGATTCTGCACGAGTTGGGCGATTTGACTGAAGACGAAATCATCGCGCGTAGCGCCGGCGATGCCAGCGCGTGGATCAACCAACTAGCCGAGCAGGGACGAATTGCGCGCGTGACGATTCGGAACGAATCGCGTTGGACGCCGGTCGAACTCATCCACGAGTATCAATCGCCCGACCATGAAAAAATTCTGCGCCGATTACTGACCAACTCGGCGGCGCTCACGCGGCGCGATATTTTGAATCGTTACGCGTTTCCGGAAACCTGGCTCGACGAAACTCTGGCGCGCCTCGTCGCGGCACGCGAGATCGCGCAGATGGGCGACGAATTCTGTGATCGTCGCAATCTCGAACAAATTCATCGCCGCACGCTGACGTTACTGCGAAAAGAAATCCAGCCGGTTTCGCTTTACGCCTACGCTGATTTTCTGACGCGGTGGCAACATTGCGATGCGCGATTGAGCGGCGCGCCAGGTCTGCGCCGAGTGATGGAGCAACTCCGCGGCATTGCGTCGTCGCGCGAGGTCTGGGAGCACGCGGCGTTGCCCGCGCGGCTCACCGATTTCGATCCCGCTGATCTCGACGCGCTGTGTCGGAGCGGCGACCTGGTGTGGGTCGCGCAAAAAAGCAGTGTCCGATTTTTCTTGCGCGGCGAAGGCGGATTGTTCATCAATGCGGCGGACATATCCGCGTTGAGCGAACCGGCGCAAAGGGTGTACGAGTTTCTCAAAGCGGAGGGCGCATCGTTTACGACAGATTTGGAAAACGCGCTGGGAGTAAAGGATGGTTCACGCGCGTTTGGGGAATTGGTCGCGGCGGGATTGATCACGAATGATTCGCTCGACGCTCTGCAATTGGCACAGCGAATCAATCCTCCGGGGGTCGCGCGTTCCGCCGACACCTCCGCGCTCGCGGCTGAACTTGCAACGCGTCTCGCAGATGTGCCGCGCCCGCTCACGCACAGTCGTTATCGCGATGCCAAGCGTCGCGTTGCCAAACGCTTGCGCGAACAATTGCCTATTGTAAACGTGGAAGGACGATGGTCTATCGTGCATCGCGCGACCATCCTGGGACAACCGCTGAACGATGAAGCGCGCGCGGCGAAACTCGCGCAGGTTTTGCTGTGGCGCTATGGCATTGTGACGCGGGATTGCATCGAGCATGAGGAAATCCAAACCGCGTGGGCGTTGCTCTATCTGCACTTGCAGCGCATGGAATTGCGGGGCGAGGTTCGTCGCGGCTATTTTGTCGAAGGTCTGGCAGGCGCGCAATTCGCCTTGCCCGACGCGGTCGAGAAATTACGCGGCGCGAGCCAAACTCCGAGCGATGCGCTGATCGTCCTCAACGCGACCGACCCAGGAAATGTGTTCGGCGCGCCGCGTTTGACGCGTGTGCCGTCAACCGACCTGGTGCTGTGGCGCGGTCAGCCGGTCATCATCGCGGAAAATAATGGCGAGGCGATCAACACGACGTCGGAGATTGAACCGTCGGTCATCGCGCGCGCGGTGGGCGTTTATCTCGCGCGGGTGGGCGCGTCGCGCCGCATGCTCGTCAAACAGTGGAACCAGGCGGATATTCTGACGAGTCCGGGCGAACCGATTCTCAAATCCCTGGGATTTTATCGCACGCCGAACGGAATGGAAAAATAGAGCGCCAAAAACCCGAAGGGTCTTGAGAGACTCTTCGGGTTTTCTATTTTGCGTTATCCGTTCGGCAATAGCATTACTTTCTTGACGTTCTCTGCTCCTTGTTCGATCAATTCAATGCCACGCTCGAAATCACGCAGGGGCAAACGATGCGAAATCAAATCGGCGACTCGGATGCGTTCGCTTTGCAACAACGCGACGGCTTGGAGGGAATTGCGTACCGAGGTGAAGGACGAAAGAATCGTCAGTCCTTTGCGAAAAATCGTAAACGCGTCGAGCGTGATTTTCGCGCCCTGGGGTGGAACTCCAAACAACAAAACCTTGCCCCCAGGTCGCGCGAATTCGAGCGCGCGACTCATCACCGGAATCGCGCCAGTCGCATCCACAACCGTGTCATAGTGGTCGCGTTCGAGTTGATCGAGATCGTCGAGACAAATACTTGCGCCGAGCGCACGCGCAAGTTCCAGTCGCGCGTGATTCTTGTCCACAATTAACACATGACTCGCACCGCGTAGATGCAACGCTTGAAGCAAAAGGCAACCGATGGGTCCCGCGCCCAGGAGCGCAACGCGATCCGCCATTTGCGGATTCAAGCGTTCGACGCCGTGAAGCACACACGACAGCGGTTCCATAAACGCGCCCTGCTCGAACGCGAGATCGCCGATGTCGAACGCGGCTTGTTCCGGCGCGACGACGTACTGCGCCATTCCCCCCGGCAAGGTCACGCCGACTGCGCGCCAGTTGAGACAAAAGTTTTGGCGATTGTTCAAGCAATTCGCGCAGTTGTCGCACGCGATATTCGGCTCGACGGCGACGCGGTCGCCTGGCTTGAAACGCGAAACGCCCGCGCCCACTTTTTCGATGACGCCGGCAAACTCGTGTCCTGGGATGACTGGATAAGCGCCGAGATACTCGCCGCGCAAAATGTGAATGTCCGTTCCGCAGATGCCGCTCGCCATCACCTTGACGAGAAGCGCGCGGTCTAACACATCTGGTATTGGGATGTTGACCAGTTCGGTCTGATTCGGGCGGAGAATTTTCAATGCTTGCATTTTTAGTTCACCACGCGGTATAGCCGCCGTCAATCACCAGATCGTGACCGGTCATGTAATCGGACGCCTCGGATGCGAGATAGACAATCGCGCCTTGCAGATCGGTCACTTGCCCAACGCGACCCTGGGGAATCATGCTCAACCACTCTTTGATCATCGGCGCGCGCTCTGGCGTTCCAATGAGCGGTGTGTAGATATAGCCCGGGCTGATGCAATTGACGTTGATGCCGTACTGCGCCCATTCCGCCGCGAGGCTGCGCGTCAAGTGAATGACCGCCGCTTTCGACGCGTTGTACGCGGCTTGCGGTTGCGGACGATTGACGATACTGCCGGACATGGAAGCCGTGCTGATGATCTTGCCAGACCTGCGCGGAATCATCACCTGGGCTTCTGCCTGCGCGCACAGGAACACGCCTTTCAAGTTGATGTCCATTAACCAGTCCCATTTTTCTTCCGGCATCTCCTCGCTCTTGACCCACTCGCCGACGCCGGCGTTGTTTACGCCAATGTCGAGCTTGCCCCACTCGCGCACAATCGTCTGCACCATGCTCGCCACATCCTCGCGCCGAGTCACATCAGCCATAATCGCGAGTGAGCGTCGTCCCAGTTGCCGGATTTCTTCCGCGACTTGATTTGCGGTTGTCGCGTTAACGTCCACGATTGCAACATTCGCGCCGGCTTCGGCAAGCGCGAGCGCGTACGCGCGACCGATACCTTGTCCGCCGCCAGTGATCAGCGCGGTCTTGCCATCCAAACGAAAGCGATCCAGGATTGACATTTTTCCTCCTCGAATATTGGACGCGGATTAACGCGGATAAACGCGGACAAGAAAATAATCTGCGTTTGTCCGCGTTTATCCGCGTCCCAAAAATCTTCTATTTGATGTTCCAGGGCACAGCCATACCCAGGAGATAGCCCGACAGCGTTTTGCCGTGCGCGTCAATCGCCAGCGATTTGGTGACGCCGCCGCGCAAGCTGTTGCGCACGAAAACGACGAGCGCGCCGATTTGCGGACAAGGAATGCACGTGATTTGTTCCGCCGGCATCTTGCCGAAATGATCGCCGACACGTTCGGGTGTGACGCCGGCGACAAGCGATTCGTAATCGCGCGCGTGGTATTGCACGACGACAAACATTCCATTGTTGCCCTTGTCGCCGAAACGACAGCGCGCAATCTCGCCAAGCAAAATGGTCTGCATCATTCGAGCACCTCGACGTTTGGTTCGATCAGGTCGCGCGGAACTAGCGTGGACATCAGGACGACCGTGTCGCGCACCGAGGTCTCGATGCCACCGCCGCCGGCGGGACCGTTCGTGTACAGCGATTCGATTTCTTTTTCCGCGCCGAACACGCGCGTATTCTTTTCGCGCGCCGAGTACGCCGACCACCCAGGATTGCCGGGCGCGGCGAAGCGAAACAACGCGTCGGTCATTTCGCTGGCGATGCGGCGCGTCCCAGGATCATCTTGCACGTACGGTACTTGAGCCGGGTCGGTCACACCCCAAACGAACGCCTCGTCCAAGCCGTGCGCCGCGCCGAGGTTCTCGCCGAACACCGGCGACTCGTACGCGAATTGGTACGCGAACGCGCGTCCGCCGCCCGCTTTCATTCCAGCGACCAAGACCTCGCCTTGCTCGATTGCCATTGACTACCTCCGTGGGAGCATCGCTTGCAACTCATTGTACCAGCATCGGCAACCGCGGACAAGTGGTGTTCGCGGTTGCCGGGTGGGAACAATCCGGATGTCCCCAATGAGCGAATCGGGGATTGCTTCGCCGCGACGCGGCTCGCAATGACAGAACCGGTTTATTTCGGCGGCGTGACGTTCATCAAGATTTGGTCTTGATTGATGCGCGGCTCATTGCCGATCACACCATTGCGAATTCCATACATCGGCGGACATGCACGCGCTCGCGCGGCTGTCCGACAAAAAGTGAGTATAATAGACATTATCGGGAATAAGGCATCTCTCGCCAAGCCGCCAAGAACGCCAAGTTTTTTCAATATGATTTTTTGCGCGCTTTGCGTCTTAGCGAGAGTCAAAAGTTGTTTCCGATAAAGTCTAATATGGCTGATAAAACACAACCGATCGTGATTGGCTCGGACCATTTTGGCTTGGCGCTCAAAAATATCTTGCGCGATTATCTGCCCGACCTGGGATATGTCGTGGATGACATGGGCGTCCAAGATACGACGCCGATTGATTATCCCGACATTGGCGCGAGCGTGGCGGAGATGATCGCACAAGGCAAGTACGCGCGCGGCGTGTTGATCTGCGGCACGGGCGCAGGTATGGCAATCGTCGCGAACAAGGTGCCAGGCGTGCGCGCCGTCGCGGTCACCGATCCCTACCTGGCAGAACGCGCGCGCGCCAGCAACAACGCACAGATTATCGCGTTTGGCAGTCAGGTCACAACGGCTGAGGTTGCGAAAAGGTTGCTCGACATTTGGCTGGCGAGTGAATTCCAGGGTGGACGGTCCGCGCCCAAGGTCGCCAAGATCGAACAGTTGGATGCCAAGTATCATAAAAGGTGAAAACAACATGATGCGTGTGGATGGATTCGTCTTTGACCTGGACGGCACGGTGTACTTGGGCGACCACGCGTTGCCCGGCGCGGTAGAAGCCATCGCGACCCTGCGCCAACGCGGCAAGCGCGCGATCTTTGTCAGCAACAAGCCGCTGGAGCCGCGCGACAGTTACGCGAGCAAATTAACGCGCCTGGGTATTCCCACCTCGCCGGCGGACATTATTACCTCAGCGTTCGTCCTCGGACATCACCTCGCCAAGACCATGCCTCACGTGCATTTGTACGTGATCGGCGAGCCAAGTTTGCGCGCCGAACTGCGCGGCTATGGATTGATCGTACTTGATGACCAAATGGAGCAAGACCCCAAGCAAGTCATCAACATCGAAGGCATTGACGCGGTCGTCGTCGCGTTTGATCGCACGTTGGACTATCGCAAACTCAACACTGCGTATCAGGCGCTCAAGCGCGGCGCGCATTTTTTTGCGACGAACGGCGACAAGGCATGTCCGATGCCGGGCGGCGACATTCCGGATGCCGGGGCAACTATCGCGGCGCTGGAACACATCACGGGACGCAAGATCGAGTTGCTCGCCGGCAAGCCATCGGGTTTGATCATGCAAACCGCGCTGGAGCAATTGCAGTTACCGCCTGATCGTTGTATGATGGTCGGCGACCGCTTGGAAACGGATATGCGGATGGGACAGGAAGCGGGTATGCTGACCGCCGCGACATTGACCGGCGTTTGCACGCGCGCAGACATCGCGCGCTTGGATCGCCAACCCGACCTGGTGATTGAGAACTTGCTCGAACTGACCACACTCGTCGAGTGAAAAGCGATGGGACGCGGACGAACGCGGATGGACGCAGATTTAATTTTTCGCGAAGCGTCCGCGTTTGTCCGCGTCCCATTTTCAGGAGACCTAATGACAAACGCGATACCCGTATACATTGGACGAAACGCGATTCAGGAACTCGTAAATTATTGTCGCGCGAATGGCTTGGAACGATTTACGTTGGTCACCGATCAAAACACGTACGCCGCGCTCGGCGCATCAGTCGAACGCGCGTTGCGCGATACGCATTTCGATGTCGCTACGATTGTCCTCGAAGGCGCGGAGGTC
Encoded here:
- a CDS encoding SDR family oxidoreductase — protein: MSILDRFRLDGKTALITGGGQGIGRAYALALAEAGANVAIVDVNATTANQVAEEIRQLGRRSLAIMADVTRREDVASMVQTIVREWGKLDIGVNNAGVGEWVKSEEMPEEKWDWLMDINLKGVFLCAQAEAQVMIPRRSGKIISTASMSGSIVNRPQPQAAYNASKAAVIHLTRSLAAEWAQYGINVNCISPGYIYTPLIGTPERAPMIKEWLSMIPQGRVGQVTDLQGAIVYLASEASDYMTGHDLVIDGGYTAW
- a CDS encoding RpiB/LacA/LacB family sugar-phosphate isomerase, producing the protein MADKTQPIVIGSDHFGLALKNILRDYLPDLGYVVDDMGVQDTTPIDYPDIGASVAEMIAQGKYARGVLICGTGAGMAIVANKVPGVRAVAVTDPYLAERARASNNAQIIAFGSQVTTAEVAKRLLDIWLASEFQGGRSAPKVAKIEQLDAKYHKR
- a CDS encoding zinc-dependent alcohol dehydrogenase family protein, with the protein product MQALKILRPNQTELVNIPIPDVLDRALLVKVMASGICGTDIHILRGEYLGAYPVIPGHEFAGVIEKVGAGVSRFKPGDRVAVEPNIACDNCANCLNNRQNFCLNWRAVGVTLPGGMAQYVVAPEQAAFDIGDLAFEQGAFMEPLSCVLHGVERLNPQMADRVALLGAGPIGCLLLQALHLRGASHVLIVDKNHARLELARALGASICLDDLDQLERDHYDTVVDATGAIPVMSRALEFARPGGKVLLFGVPPQGAKITLDAFTIFRKGLTILSSFTSVRNSLQAVALLQSERIRVADLISHRLPLRDFERGIELIEQGAENVKKVMLLPNG
- a CDS encoding HAD-IIA family hydrolase; this encodes MRVDGFVFDLDGTVYLGDHALPGAVEAIATLRQRGKRAIFVSNKPLEPRDSYASKLTRLGIPTSPADIITSAFVLGHHLAKTMPHVHLYVIGEPSLRAELRGYGLIVLDDQMEQDPKQVINIEGIDAVVVAFDRTLDYRKLNTAYQALKRGAHFFATNGDKACPMPGGDIPDAGATIAALEHITGRKIELLAGKPSGLIMQTALEQLQLPPDRCMMVGDRLETDMRMGQEAGMLTAATLTGVCTRADIARLDRQPDLVIENLLELTTLVE
- a CDS encoding DEAD/DEAH box helicase, with product MRDILEIFSSATREWFRETFGAPTPPQSQGWDSIQRGEHTLILAPTGSGKTLAAFLWGIDELFQKPGFLKKPGFSGVHLLYVSPLKALNNDIERNLRQPLDGIRATAERLKIDLPTLRVAVRTGDTPQTQRAAMWKHPPHILITTPESLYLMLTSPRAREMFRTTRTVIVDEIHTLCGNKRGVHLALSLERLEHLATGRVQRIGLSATIKPLDEVARFLGGQESVNSEQSAVNEQSTVQHPTSNHQPRPVTIVDAGYHKPLDLQVVTVVEDFRELPGETVWPSVVPHVLNDIRQHHTTLVFANNRRLAERTADRLNAQLDAEQREEIPPGSTEALAPGGLPRDRGIFAIGAEGPIRAHHGSMSKETRRKLEEDLKAGRLPALVGTSSLELGIDIGAVDLVVQLQSPKSVAQGLQRVGRSGHLVGQTSVGRIYATFREDLVEAAAIARGMLDGDVEQTHTPENPLDVLAQQIVAMVACETWDVSALYDRVRGAYPYRNLSRESFYSVLEMLSGKYERVRARISWDRVNGRLAALPGSRLLAITNCGTIADTGAFGVYLPDGKTKVGELDEEFIFETRVGDTFLLGSHTWRVREIADDRIVVEDAAGATPRMPFWNGDYPWRPYELGVRIGKFRREIAEKFVGATHASPLQEIEKWLRDEYTLDENSIRNLIAHAQRQLDAIGVIASDTTIVVESFQDTIGEPRLVIHSPFGGRVNGAWALALMSALRERAGVQVETQTNDDGILFRFPSTREPPVDIVQKLTAADARERILRELPNSAVFGAQFRMNAGRALLLPKARGHKRTPFWLQRLKAKDLLALVSRYENFPIIAETYRDCLRDVFDLPHLEEILNQIQNGDIRIVPIETIVPSPVASELLFNFISVYMYEWDAPKAERQMQSLALRRETLDDVLGSDAMRNLLKPEAIAETQSREQHLSPEFRARTAEELALILHELGDLTEDEIIARSAGDASAWINQLAEQGRIARVTIRNESRWTPVELIHEYQSPDHEKILRRLLTNSAALTRRDILNRYAFPETWLDETLARLVAAREIAQMGDEFCDRRNLEQIHRRTLTLLRKEIQPVSLYAYADFLTRWQHCDARLSGAPGLRRVMEQLRGIASSREVWEHAALPARLTDFDPADLDALCRSGDLVWVAQKSSVRFFLRGEGGLFINAADISALSEPAQRVYEFLKAEGASFTTDLENALGVKDGSRAFGELVAAGLITNDSLDALQLAQRINPPGVARSADTSALAAELATRLADVPRPLTHSRYRDAKRRVAKRLREQLPIVNVEGRWSIVHRATILGQPLNDEARAAKLAQVLLWRYGIVTRDCIEHEEIQTAWALLYLHLQRMELRGEVRRGYFVEGLAGAQFALPDAVEKLRGASQTPSDALIVLNATDPGNVFGAPRLTRVPSTDLVLWRGQPVIIAENNGEAINTTSEIEPSVIARAVGVYLARVGASRRMLVKQWNQADILTSPGEPILKSLGFYRTPNGMEK